Proteins encoded together in one Drosophila albomicans strain 15112-1751.03 chromosome 2R, ASM965048v2, whole genome shotgun sequence window:
- the LOC117573105 gene encoding protein NATD1 has protein sequence MYSTDIQYKVINCGIKCLGRYSIIGAIREPEFCRRTQNFCVFQRVNVLVSYAILPTPRRWMGTTFKIKHDDSRFYIETKEGVAQLKYDINDGIMHIKHTGVPTALGGHGIGKLLAKAALDYGVQSGLILKVSCGFVKNYVEVYEPQFLKYIMH, from the exons ATGTACAGTACAGATATACAGTAcaa GGTTATCAACTGCGGCATTAAATGTCTAGGACGCTATTCTATTATTGGAGCAATTCGTGAGCCGGAATTTTGTCGTAGAACtcaaaatttttgtgttttccaaAGAGTGAACGTGTTGGTCTCCTATGCAATTTTGCCAACCCCACGAAGATGGATGGGaactacttttaaaataaaacatgatGATAGCAGGTTTTATATTGAAACTAAAGAAGGTGTTGCTCAGTTGAAGTATGACATTAACGATGGAATCATGCACATTAAGCATACTGGTGTTCCTACAGCTTTGGGTGGACACGGCATAGGCAAGCTATTAGCTAAG gCCGCATTGGATTATGGTGTACAAAGCGGTCTCATTCTCAAGGTATCGTGCGGTTTTGTGAAGAATTACGTTGAAGTTTACGAACCGCAGTTCCTGAAATATATTATGCATTAA
- the LOC117573102 gene encoding tetratricopeptide repeat protein 21B-like isoform X1, with the protein MDSNDYTSLIFYYGRLRYYNSMQKIALDGLAKFPMQSEFRLFNGIALAIGNRMQECIRELNPLKNEAELGLAATVALIHAHKNCHVIDRDALQVLETRIGDRVSLKNSSNAQSYYYAAVFYYLIDDLKTAMEHIEIVMKMKDNTYDDALILRIWCQLSLSFDQSAANSKIQNTLEMCIARSNGKNIDASLALVRYYQNTRKFKEALSVIEKLSIRLPEINILLIEKMNLHLAALDWDQSMDTSMRVINLEPYNIAALLTKGVLHIIRESNIKAGATSLQQLLASVDRNEPGNHTLLLEICQLFSRICSRNFDVLQITHLCVEKMNQQNPADVFILTELGYQELLLNKIVNAELTFRSACDVNSRNFEAFCGLTLCKLKAQMNAENRQQIRQQLAFLMKLAEYKPNPLVLYMSALLAETDNIKEQQLSPVQILEEAIELHFRKLESFSFGIDYIRHMNPEFMLDLCKTFIGQTPPLLQKAYFEINLSMGQQSMHITIKNTLNILESILQICPGHQGAMFMRGNIYFICGEYSKAVSQLRSVLNVVGEKYTDAYLLLAQILVEKKQYTKAFEYLELALVHKFTVRDMPMYHLLKGIIYKNQNNILEAHQSFLLAMQLAGGGVKTEIQPLDYSLDKRLTISDKMTLYIELIYILREMPDSQGIYESERILQTALEEFKGSVEMGRLVIAHSKLKIEKSDISTAIDLLSSIKPDQTYYVQARIQLANIYLQHQKNRCGFAKCFKDLVEIRPEPQNFLMLGEACLSIQETTTAICAYRNAYKMSPSNAVLARELGRAYVKSHHYAKALKYYHEVIQNPDCSALKLDLAELFLKLKHYQNSVNILSETDGHKINDDSLTELQLRTKRLLLLARVHEKSGNVSESLKALDRARDNQVIIQKRCAIDQSESLHEQHKILSNSFSYRQKDTRVHGFSKQHLLLSPADQYIF; encoded by the exons ATGGACTCGAACGACTACACAagcttaatattttattatggcAGATTGCGTTATTACAACTCGATGCAAAAAATTGCATTAGATGGGTTGGCCAAGTTTCCGATGCAATCCGAGTTTCGACTATTTAACGGAATTGCACTAGCAATTGGTAATCGAATGCAAGAATGCATTCGAGAATTAAACCCTTTGAAAAATGAAGCGGAATTGGGATTGGCTGCCACAGTGGCACTAATACACGCTCATAAAAATTGTCACGTAATAGATCGAGACGCACTACAGGTACTAGAAACTCGAATTGGCGACAGAGTTAGTCTGAAAAACTCAAGTAATGCTCAATCATACTACTATGCAGCTGTTTTTTATTACTTGATTGATGATTTGAAGACTGCTATGGAACATATCGAAATTgttatgaaaatgaaagacAATACTTACGATGACGCATTGATATTGAGAATATGGTGTCAGCTTTCTTTAAGTTTCGACCAGTCGGCAGCTAATAGCAAAATCCAAAACACGCTGGAAATGTGTATTGCTCGAAGCAATGGAAAAAATATTGATGCATCCTTAGCACTTGTTCGATATTATCAAAACACTCGCAAGTTTAAGGAAGCACTTTCAGTCATTGAGAAGCTAAGCATTCGATTGCCTGAGATAAATATTCTACTTATTGAGaaaatgaatttgcatttagCAGCCCTGGACTGGGACCAATCGATGGATACTTCAATGCGCGTCATTAATTTAGAGCCTTATAATATTGCTGCTTTACTTACTAAAGGCGTACTGCACATAATTCGCGAGAGTAATATCAAAGCAGGGGCAACATCACTGCAGCAACTCCTCGCATCTGTGGATCGCAACGAGCCTGGAAATCACACACTACTTCTGGAAATATGCCAACTATTCTCAAGAATTTGTTCGCGAAACTTTGATGTGCTTCAAATAACTCACTTATGTGTGGAAAAAATGAATCAACAGAATCCTGCCGATGTATTCATTTTAACTGAATTAGGATACCAGGAGTtgcttttaaacaaaattgttaatgCAGAATTGACATTCCGCTCGGCTTGCGATGTTAATAGTAGAAACTTTGAAGCATTTTGTGGTCTAACTTTGTGCAAACTGAAGGCACAAATGAATGCGGAAAACAGGCAGCAGATACGTCAGCAATTGGCATTTCTTATGAAGCTCGCCGAATACAAACCTAACCCTTTGGTTCTGTATATGTCTGCTTTACTGGCTGAAACTGATAATATTAAAGAGCAACAATTGTCACCAGTGCAAATACTCGAGGAAGCTATAGAATTACATTTCCGAAAACTTGAATCGTTTTCGTTTGGTATTGATTACATCCGCCACATGAATCCGGAATTTATGCTAGACTTATGCAAGACGTTCATTGGACAGACGCCCCCTCTCTTGCAGAAAGCCTACTTTGAGATCAACCTAAGTATGGGGCAGCAGTCAATGCACATTACGATTAAAAACACTCTGAACATACTGGAAAGCATACTTCAAATTTGCCCTGGACACCAAGGA GCGATGTTTATGCGTGGAAATATTTACTTCATATGCGGCGAGTATTCGAAAGCCGTGTCACAGCTGCGAAGTGTACTTAACGTCGTTGGAGAGAAATATACTGATGCTTATTTGCTTCTAGCTCAGATACTAGTagagaaaaaacaatatactAAAGCGTTCGAATATTTAGAGCTTGCGTTGGTTCATAAATTTACAGTGCGCGACATGCCTATGTATCATCTACTTAAAggcataatatataaaaatcaaaataatattttggaAGCACATCAGAGCTTTCTGTTAGCGATGCAGTTAGCTGGTGGCGGGGTAAAAACGGAAATTCAACCTCTAGATTATAGCCTTGATAAAAGGTTAACTATCTCAGATAAAATGACTTTGTATATCGAGCTAATCTATATTCTTCGTGAAATGCCTGATTCACAGGGCATTTACGAAAGTGAGCGCATTTTACAAACTGCACTTGAAGAATTTAAAGGATCTGTTGAAATGGGTCGATTGGTTATTGCCCATTCGAAACTTAAGATTGAGAAAAGTGATATATCAACGGCAATAGATCTGCTTTCCTCAATTAAGCCAGATCAAACATATTACGTACag GCTCGGATACAATTGGCTAATATTTACCTGCAGCATCAAAAGAATCGCTGTGGTTTCGCAAAGTGTTTTAAAGACTTAGTCGAAATTCGTCCTGAACCCCAAAACTTCTTGATGCTAGGGGAGGCGTGCCTATCTATTCAAG agACTACCACGGCTATTTGTGCGTACCGAAATGCATATAAGATGAGTCCATCAAATGCTGTATTGGCTAGAGAATTAGGTCGAGCATATGTTAAAAGTCATCATTATGCtaaagctttaaaatattaccACGAAGTAATACAAAACCCCGATTGCTCTGCATTAAAATTAGACTTAGccgaattgtttttaaaattgaagCACTATCAAAACTCAGTTAATATATTATCGGAGACAGATGGCcataaaat AAATGATGACAGCTTGACAGAGCTCCAACTAAGAACCAAGAGACTTTTATTACTGGCTCGTGTCCATGAGAAGTCTGGAAATGTTTCCGAGTCTTTGAAAGCATTAGATCGAGCTCGCGATAACCAAGTTATAATTCAAAAGCGTTGCGCTATTGATCAGTCTGAGAGTTTACATGAGCAACACAAAATATTGTCGAA CTCTTTCTCttacagacagaaagacaccAGGGTCCACGGTTTCTCAAAACAACATTTGCTATTGTCCCCCGCagatcaatatattttttaa
- the LOC117573102 gene encoding tetratricopeptide repeat protein 21B-like isoform X5, producing MDSNDYTSLIFYYGRLRYYNSMQKIALDGLAKFPMQSEFRLFNGIALAIGNRMQECIRELNPLKNEAELGLAATVALIHAHKNCHVIDRDALQVLETRIGDRVSLKNSSNAQSYYYAAVFYYLIDDLKTAMEHIEIVMKMKDNTYDDALILRIWCQLSLSFDQSAANSKIQNTLEMCIARSNGKNIDASLALVRYYQNTRKFKEALSVIEKLSIRLPEINILLIEKMNLHLAALDWDQSMDTSMRVINLEPYNIAALLTKGVLHIIRESNIKAGATSLQQLLASVDRNEPGNHTLLLEICQLFSRICSRNFDVLQITHLCVEKMNQQNPADVFILTELGYQELLLNKIVNAELTFRSACDVNSRNFEAFCGLTLCKLKAQMNAENRQQIRQQLAFLMKLAEYKPNPLVLYMSALLAETDNIKEQQLSPVQILEEAIELHFRKLESFSFGIDYIRHMNPEFMLDLCKTFIGQTPPLLQKAYFEINLSDVYAWKYLLHMRRVFESRVTAAKCT from the exons ATGGACTCGAACGACTACACAagcttaatattttattatggcAGATTGCGTTATTACAACTCGATGCAAAAAATTGCATTAGATGGGTTGGCCAAGTTTCCGATGCAATCCGAGTTTCGACTATTTAACGGAATTGCACTAGCAATTGGTAATCGAATGCAAGAATGCATTCGAGAATTAAACCCTTTGAAAAATGAAGCGGAATTGGGATTGGCTGCCACAGTGGCACTAATACACGCTCATAAAAATTGTCACGTAATAGATCGAGACGCACTACAGGTACTAGAAACTCGAATTGGCGACAGAGTTAGTCTGAAAAACTCAAGTAATGCTCAATCATACTACTATGCAGCTGTTTTTTATTACTTGATTGATGATTTGAAGACTGCTATGGAACATATCGAAATTgttatgaaaatgaaagacAATACTTACGATGACGCATTGATATTGAGAATATGGTGTCAGCTTTCTTTAAGTTTCGACCAGTCGGCAGCTAATAGCAAAATCCAAAACACGCTGGAAATGTGTATTGCTCGAAGCAATGGAAAAAATATTGATGCATCCTTAGCACTTGTTCGATATTATCAAAACACTCGCAAGTTTAAGGAAGCACTTTCAGTCATTGAGAAGCTAAGCATTCGATTGCCTGAGATAAATATTCTACTTATTGAGaaaatgaatttgcatttagCAGCCCTGGACTGGGACCAATCGATGGATACTTCAATGCGCGTCATTAATTTAGAGCCTTATAATATTGCTGCTTTACTTACTAAAGGCGTACTGCACATAATTCGCGAGAGTAATATCAAAGCAGGGGCAACATCACTGCAGCAACTCCTCGCATCTGTGGATCGCAACGAGCCTGGAAATCACACACTACTTCTGGAAATATGCCAACTATTCTCAAGAATTTGTTCGCGAAACTTTGATGTGCTTCAAATAACTCACTTATGTGTGGAAAAAATGAATCAACAGAATCCTGCCGATGTATTCATTTTAACTGAATTAGGATACCAGGAGTtgcttttaaacaaaattgttaatgCAGAATTGACATTCCGCTCGGCTTGCGATGTTAATAGTAGAAACTTTGAAGCATTTTGTGGTCTAACTTTGTGCAAACTGAAGGCACAAATGAATGCGGAAAACAGGCAGCAGATACGTCAGCAATTGGCATTTCTTATGAAGCTCGCCGAATACAAACCTAACCCTTTGGTTCTGTATATGTCTGCTTTACTGGCTGAAACTGATAATATTAAAGAGCAACAATTGTCACCAGTGCAAATACTCGAGGAAGCTATAGAATTACATTTCCGAAAACTTGAATCGTTTTCGTTTGGTATTGATTACATCCGCCACATGAATCCGGAATTTATGCTAGACTTATGCAAGACGTTCATTGGACAGACGCCCCCTCTCTTGCAGAAAGCCTACTTTGAGATCAACCTAA GCGATGTTTATGCGTGGAAATATTTACTTCATATGCGGCGAGTATTCGAAAGCCGTGTCACAGCTGCGAAGTGTACTTAA
- the LOC117573104 gene encoding survival of motor neuron-related-splicing factor 30 — protein sequence MADDLQNYKCQLQQVEAALQTDPCNEELLKLKDDLEEVIKLTRDLIKTQLEEQRKSSYVEPSSSKSASANYFDDIEAALLEAEKLVTSVKVWKIGDKCQAKWTEDGQYYDATIEGITGKGEVSVIFDAYQNRSTTTLKELRERTTRNEVFPSNKRHRPNQKEYLKKRKQKKQQRFKDLEEERESDKNKWLNFTTKNQKKAGMKVNSIFASPDNVSGRVGIGTCGTAGKGMTDFTIGEKYRKGL from the exons aTGGCGGACGATCTACAGAATTATAAATGCCAGCTGCAACAA GTTGAAGCTGCTTTGCAAACAGACCCGTGTAATGAGGAACTTTTAAAACTAAAGGACGACCTCGAAGAAGTAATAAAATTGACTCgagatttaataaaaacacaattggAAGAACAACGTAAATCATCGTACGTAGAGCCATCTTCATCAAAATCGGCGTCCGCAAATTACTTTGATGATATTGAAGCTGCTCTTTTAGAGGCTGAGAAATTGGTGACATCCGTCAAAGTTTGGAAGATTGGAGACAAATGCCAAGCCAAATGGACAGAAGATGGTCAATATTACGATGCCACCATCGAAGGTATAACTGGCAAGGGCGAGGTCAGCGTTATTTTTGATGCTTATCAGAACCGTTCTACAACAACGCTTAAGGAGTTGCGAGAACGTACTACCCGCAATGAAGTATTTCCGtcaaataa ACGACATCGACCAAACCAAaaggaatatttaaaaaaacgcaaacaaaagaaacaacaacgcTTCAAAGACTTGGAAGAAGAGCGTGaatcagataaaaataaatggctTAACTTTACAAcgaaaaatcaaaagaaagcAGGCATGAAAGTCAACAGCATATTTGCCTCTCCCGACAACGTTAGTGGAAGAGTGGGTATTGGCACATGTGGTACGGCAGGAAAAGGTATGACTGACTTTACCATAGGTGAAAAGTATCGTAAGGGcttgtaa